The following proteins come from a genomic window of Candidatus Binatia bacterium:
- a CDS encoding competence/damage-inducible protein A — protein MIARAAILSTGDELTTGRTVDTNANFIADRLVAAGLDVTAIVCVGDYPERIAWAWDAAMRQADLVVSTGGLGPTADDLTTETVARVIGRPLVLDEAVATRIRQMFEAMGRVMPENNLKQAMIPQGATVLPNALGTAPGFRLDLDTPHGCKHLVVLPGVPREMKPMLEELVRTWLGSARGSDEVYLSHSFQTFGISESALDELVAGAVDPAEGRIAFRAAFPQISVRLTVHGNPDFVPQRLVELSERLRQRIGIFAYGEGDTSMEAVVGQLLTAQERTLAVAESCTGGLVGHRLTAVAGSSVYYRGSVVAYANDVKVKVLGVGTETIDRYGAVSVETAGEMAEGVRHVLGANLGIAVTGIAGPEGGTPDKPVGTVCIGLADNTRVRTKRYQLWGNREWVKLLSSQVALDWLRRHLLGLDPTEVSILRR, from the coding sequence ATGATCGCCCGCGCCGCCATCCTCAGCACTGGCGATGAGCTGACCACCGGCCGCACCGTCGACACGAACGCCAACTTCATTGCCGACCGGCTGGTAGCGGCCGGCCTCGACGTTACCGCCATCGTCTGCGTCGGCGATTACCCCGAGCGCATCGCATGGGCGTGGGACGCGGCCATGCGGCAGGCAGACCTTGTCGTCTCCACCGGCGGTCTCGGTCCAACCGCCGACGATCTGACCACGGAAACGGTAGCTCGCGTGATCGGGCGTCCTCTCGTGCTCGACGAGGCGGTTGCGACGCGTATTCGGCAGATGTTCGAGGCGATGGGCCGGGTGATGCCGGAAAACAATCTGAAGCAGGCGATGATTCCGCAGGGCGCCACGGTCCTGCCCAACGCCCTGGGCACGGCACCGGGTTTCCGGCTCGACCTGGACACGCCGCACGGGTGCAAACACCTCGTCGTCCTTCCCGGCGTGCCGCGGGAGATGAAGCCGATGCTCGAGGAACTGGTACGCACGTGGTTGGGGTCGGCGCGCGGTAGTGACGAGGTGTATCTCAGTCACAGCTTTCAGACCTTCGGTATCAGTGAGTCGGCGCTCGATGAGCTGGTCGCGGGCGCGGTCGATCCGGCCGAGGGTCGCATCGCCTTTCGCGCCGCGTTCCCGCAGATCTCCGTACGACTGACGGTCCACGGCAACCCGGACTTCGTCCCGCAACGTCTCGTCGAGCTATCCGAGCGTCTGCGCCAACGGATCGGGATTTTCGCCTATGGCGAGGGCGACACGAGCATGGAGGCAGTCGTCGGACAGCTTCTCACCGCACAGGAGCGGACGCTGGCCGTCGCCGAGTCTTGTACCGGTGGCCTGGTGGGCCATCGGTTGACAGCCGTTGCGGGCAGTTCGGTGTATTATCGGGGCAGTGTGGTGGCCTACGCCAACGACGTGAAGGTCAAGGTGCTCGGCGTGGGCACCGAAACGATCGACCGCTACGGTGCGGTGAGCGTGGAGACGGCTGGTGAAATGGCAGAAGGTGTGCGGCACGTGCTCGGCGCGAACCTCGGCATCGCGGTGACCGGTATTGCCGGTCCGGAAGGGGGCACGCCCGACAAGCCGGTCGGGACGGTATGCATCGGTCTTGCCGACAACACCCGTGTGCGCACCAAACGCTACCAGCTCTGGGGTAACCGCGAGTGGGTGAAGTTGCTGTCGTCGCAGGTAGCGCTCGACTGGTTGCGTCGCCACCTGCTCGGGTTGGACCCGACCGAGGTGAGCATCCTGCGGCGATGA
- a CDS encoding phosphatidylglycerophosphatase A, whose protein sequence is MRNLVLAVASAGYIGYIPVASGTFGSLVGIPLFWWFDEVRATSAVLYVLLFLVAVALAVWVAGRADAYLGEHDSHKIVIDEVVGYLAATLFLAPNLTTALVAFLVFRVLDVIKPYPAGAIDARLPGGAGVVLDDVVSGVYTNLLIRVAMAVGLLA, encoded by the coding sequence ATGCGCAACCTCGTCCTTGCCGTCGCCAGTGCCGGGTATATCGGCTACATCCCGGTGGCTTCCGGAACCTTCGGAAGTCTGGTGGGCATTCCGCTGTTCTGGTGGTTTGACGAGGTCCGCGCGACCTCGGCCGTACTCTACGTTCTTCTGTTCCTGGTAGCCGTGGCGCTGGCCGTATGGGTTGCCGGACGTGCCGACGCCTACCTCGGCGAACACGACAGCCACAAGATCGTGATCGACGAGGTCGTGGGCTACCTGGCCGCAACTCTCTTCCTCGCGCCCAACCTCACCACGGCACTGGTTGCGTTTCTCGTCTTCAGAGTGCTCGATGTGATCAAGCCGTATCCCGCCGGAGCAATCGATGCGCGTCTCCCCGGTGGCGCGGGCGTGGTCCTCGATGACGTCGTCTCGGGTGTCTATACGAACTTGCTGATCCGCGTGGCCATGGCCGTCGGATTGCTAGCATGA
- the atpE gene encoding ATP synthase F0 subunit C, with translation MRNVWRVLGLAAFVLLLAAPAFAAEGDSTDRGLVAIGAGLAVGLAGIGAGLGQGRAVAAAMESIGRNPNAADRIQTPMIIGIAFMEALAIYALVVAFFLQGKV, from the coding sequence ATGCGTAACGTATGGAGAGTGTTAGGCCTTGCAGCGTTCGTGCTGCTGCTGGCGGCGCCCGCGTTCGCCGCGGAGGGCGACTCGACCGACCGTGGTCTGGTGGCCATTGGTGCCGGCTTGGCCGTCGGCCTCGCGGGTATCGGCGCGGGTCTCGGGCAAGGGCGTGCGGTGGCCGCCGCCATGGAGTCCATCGGCCGCAACCCGAACGCTGCCGATCGCATCCAGACGCCGATGATTATCGGTATCGCATTCATGGAAGCGCTGGCGATTTACGCCCTGGTGGTCGCGTTCTTCCTGCAGGGCAAGGTCTGA